Proteins encoded within one genomic window of Salvelinus sp. IW2-2015 unplaced genomic scaffold, ASM291031v2 Un_scaffold1869, whole genome shotgun sequence:
- the prkd2 gene encoding serine/threonine-protein kinase D2 — protein MTFPECGFYGIYDKILLFKHDTGTNNILQLVKATQDIQEGDLVEVVLSAAATFEDFQIRPHALNVHSYRSPAFCDHCGEMLFGLVRQGLKCDGCGLNYHKRCAFSIPNNCSGARKRRLSTTSLNSSQSLRLSTSESLSSVGSSSVSTCMEDASLIRPHTAQTLXNSTCTASASLGLSTSPSITRPMARANTQMPRTPSEARRFYTGRPVHLDKILMSKVKVPHTFAVHSYTRPTVCQYCKRLLRGLFRQGLQCKDCKFNCHKRCAYKVPNDCLGETIGDMLSPSVDHEVPMDYSSEYADSDKSSLMDDSDETCSIPGSFSPESSQDGVSGDQSANIPLMRVVQSMRQTTRRSSTSIKEGWMVHYSNKDTLRKRHYWRLDCKCIILFQNNTTNKYYKEIPLSEILEVRPSGDFTLVPPGTSPHCFELVMGAMRYFVGEDPNVHVPALPPTTAQAFPPTPPYPSNVVPNSGVGREVAKVWEGAIRQALMPVIFQDAPPIEGHTPHRQASVSISVSNSVIQENVDIGMVYQIFADEILGSGQFGVVYGGKHRKSGRDVAVKVIDKLRFPTKQESQLRNEVAILQSLRHLGIVNLECMFETPEKVFVVMEKLHGDMLEMILSSEKGRLPERLTKFLITQXXXXXXXLHFKNIVHCDLKPENVLLASAEPFPQVKLCDFGFARIIGEKSFRRSVVGTPAYLAPEVLLNQGYNRSLDMWSVGVIMYVSLSGTFPFNEDEDINDQIHNAAFMYPPNPWKQISPDATDLINNLLQVKMRKRYSVDKSLSHSYLQDYQTWLDLRELETKLGERYITHESDDCRWQMFAREHTLPYPAHLVPPLPALGSDDEDADMQGLTERVSIL, from the exons ATGACG TTCCCAGAGTGTGGCTTCTATGGCATCTATGACAAGATCCTGCTATTTAAACATGACACAGGCACCAACAACATCCTGCAGCTGGTCAAGGCTACCCAGGACATCCAGGAGGGAGACCTGGTGGAGGTGGTGCTCTCTG CTGCTGCCACCTTTGAGGACTTCCAGATTCGACCTCATGCCCTGAATGTCCACTCATACCGTTCCCCGGCCTTCTGTGACCACTGTGGAGAGATGCTGTTTGGACTGGTCAGACAGGGCCTCAAATGTGacg GCTGTGGATTGAACTACCACAAGCGCTGTGCCTTCAGCATCCCCAACAACTGCAGCGGCGCGCGCAAGCGGCGCCTGTCCACCACGTCTCTGAACAGTAGCCAGTCGCTGCGTCTGTCCACCAGCGAGTCCCTGAGCAGCGTGGGCTCCAGCTCAGTCAGCACCTGCATGGAGGATGCCAGCCTGATCCGCCCTCACACCGCCCAGACGCTCYCGAACTCCACCTGTACCGCGTCAGCATCCCTGGGCCTGTCCACCAGCCCCTCCATCACTAGACCCATGGCCCGCGCTAACACTCAGATG CCGCGAACCCCCAGCGAGGCGCGGCGGTTCTACACGGGCCGKCCGGTGCACCTGGACAAGATCCTGATGAGCAAAGTGAAGGTGCCACACACGTTCGCCGTGCACTCCTACACGCGCCCCACCGTGTGCCAGTACTGCAAGAGGCTGCTCCGGGGCCTCTTCAGACAAGGGCTGCAATGCAAAG ACTGCAAGTTCAACTGCCACAAGCGCTGTGCGTACAAGGTTCCCAACGACTGTCTGGGGGAGACCATAGGAG acatgtTGAGTCCCAGTGTGGACCACGAGGTGCCCATGGACTACAGTAGTGAGTATGCCGACTCGGACAAGTCTTCTCTGATGGACGATTCAGACGAGACCTGCAGCATCCCTGGGTCTTTCTCCCCTGAGAGCAGCCAGGATGGGGTCAGCGGGGACCAGAG CGCTAACATCCCGTTGATGAGGGTGGTTCAGTCCATGAGGCAGACCACCCGTCGCTCCAGCACGTCCATCAAAGAGGGCTGGATGGTGCACTACAGCAACAAGGACACACTG AGAAAGCGGCACTACTGGCGTCTGGACTGCAAGTGCATCATCTTGTTCCAGAACAACACCACCAACAAGTACTATAAG GAGATCCCTCTGTCTGAGATTCTGGAGGTGCGCCCCTCAGGGGACTTCACCCTGGTTCCTCCGGGCACCAGCCCCCACTGCTTCGAGCTTGTCATGGGAGCCATGCGCTACTTTGTAGGGGAGGACCCCAACGTCCACGTCCCCGCCCTGCCCCCCACCACAGCCCAGGCcttcccccccacacccccctacCCCAGCAACGTGGTTCCCAATAGCGGCGTGGGGCGGGAGGTGGCCAAGGTGTGGGAGGGCGCCATTCGCCAGGCCCTCATGCCAGTCATCTTCCAGGATGCACCACCGATAGAGGGACACACTCCTCACA GACAGGCTTCAGTCAGCATCTCAGTGTCCAACAGTGTGATCCAGGAGAACGTG GACATTGGCATGGTGTACCAGATATTTGCAGATGAAATCCTTGGTTCTGGCCAGTTTGGAGTGGTGTATGGGG GGAAGCACAGGAAGTCGGGGCGTGATGTGGCGGTGAAGGTGATTGACAAGCTGCGCTTCCCCACCAAGCAGGAGAGCCAGCTGAGGAACGAGGTGGCCATACTGCAG agTCTACGTCACCTGGGCATAGTGAATCTGGAGTGTATGTTTGAGACTCCAGAGAAGGTGTTTGTGGTGATGGAGAAGCTCCATGGAGACATGTTGGAGATGATCCTGTCCAGTGAGAAAGGAAGGCTCCCAGAGAGGCTCACCAAGTTCCTCATCACAcag NNNNNNNNNNNNNNNNNNNACCTGCACTTTAAGAACATCGTCCACTGTGACCTGAAACCTGAGAATGTCCTGCTGGCCTCTGCCGAGCCCTTCCCCCAG GTGAAGCTGTGTGACTTTGGCTTTGCCCGTATCATTGGTGAGAAGTCGTTCAGGCGTTCGGTGGTGGGCACCCCAGCCTACCTGGCCCCAGAGGTGCTCCTCAACCAGGGCTATAACCGCTCCCTGGACATGTGGTCTGTAGGAGTCATCATGTACGTCAGCCTCAGTGGCACCTTCCCCTTCAACGAGGACGAGGACATCAACGACCAGATCCACAACGCTGCCTTCATGTACCCACCCAACCCCTGGAAACAGATCTCGCCTgatg CCACTGATCTGATCAATAACCTGCTCCAGGTGAAGATGAGGAAACGCTACAGCGTGGACAAGTCTCTCAGTCACTCCTATCTACAG gaCTACCAGACATGGTTGGATCTGAGGGAGCTGGAGACCAAGCTGGGTGAGCGTTACATCACCCATGAGAGTGACGACTGCCGCTGGCAGATGTTTGCCCGCGAACACACGCTCCCCTACCCGGCCCACCTGGTGCCCCCTCTGCCTGCGCTCGGCTCCGACGATGAGGACGCAGACATGCAAGGGCTCACCGAGAGGGTCAGCATACTCTGA